A single genomic interval of Cellulosilyticum sp. I15G10I2 harbors:
- a CDS encoding pyrimidine-nucleoside phosphorylase: MRMYDLIMKKRNGKALSEKEIRYIIEGYVTGSIPDYQMSAFLMAVYFKGMTDEETAIMTDAVARSGDMVDLSGIAGIKVDKHSTGGVGDKTTLIIAPIAAACGVKVAKMSGRGLGHTGGTIDKMEAIPGIKTSLTQEEFFDVVNQTGLSVIGQSGNITPADKKLYALRDVTATVDSIPLIAVSIMSKKLAAGSDCILLDVKTGSGAFMKTLEESIKLAECMVAIGENSGRKTAALITDMDRPLGNNIGNSLEVIEAVETLKGNGPEDLTEVCLSLAANMLYLGGKGELSACMEMAKEAIQTGKALENLIAMVEAQGGDASVIKDPLKFEKAALSYEVKAPKSGYITYMDTEACGIASMMLGAGRETKDSVLDYAAGIILVHKTGDYVEEGAVLATLYAGKKELFESAGAQFIEAVTITDQKTKKEPLIFARIEKGKVERYL, encoded by the coding sequence ATGAGAATGTATGATCTTATCATGAAGAAGAGAAATGGTAAGGCGTTAAGTGAAAAGGAAATTAGATATATTATAGAAGGTTATGTAACAGGAAGTATTCCAGATTATCAAATGTCAGCATTTTTAATGGCAGTGTACTTTAAAGGGATGACAGATGAAGAGACTGCTATTATGACAGATGCAGTTGCTCGTTCTGGAGATATGGTAGATCTTTCTGGGATTGCGGGGATCAAAGTTGATAAACATTCAACTGGGGGAGTAGGAGATAAAACCACATTAATTATTGCTCCGATTGCAGCGGCATGCGGCGTAAAAGTAGCTAAGATGTCGGGCAGAGGGCTAGGACATACAGGTGGTACGATCGATAAGATGGAAGCTATTCCTGGGATCAAGACTTCACTTACTCAAGAAGAATTTTTTGATGTGGTCAATCAAACGGGACTGAGTGTTATCGGTCAATCCGGCAATATAACACCGGCAGATAAGAAATTGTATGCCCTTCGTGATGTAACGGCTACAGTAGACAGTATTCCGCTTATTGCTGTATCTATTATGAGCAAGAAGCTTGCAGCAGGCAGTGATTGTATCTTGCTGGATGTTAAAACAGGAAGCGGAGCATTTATGAAAACCCTTGAAGAATCCATTAAGCTTGCTGAATGTATGGTGGCAATCGGTGAAAATTCAGGCAGAAAAACAGCGGCGCTTATTACAGATATGGACCGGCCGCTAGGTAATAATATTGGCAATTCCTTAGAAGTGATAGAAGCGGTAGAAACCCTAAAAGGCAATGGACCGGAAGATTTAACGGAAGTTTGTCTAAGTTTAGCTGCCAACATGCTGTATCTGGGTGGAAAAGGAGAGCTTTCAGCATGCATGGAGATGGCGAAAGAGGCTATTCAAACCGGCAAGGCACTCGAAAATCTGATAGCGATGGTAGAAGCGCAAGGAGGAGATGCTTCGGTTATAAAAGATCCTCTTAAGTTCGAAAAGGCAGCATTATCTTATGAAGTCAAAGCACCAAAATCAGGTTATATCACATATATGGATACAGAGGCCTGTGGTATTGCATCGATGATGCTGGGGGCAGGAAGAGAAACAAAAGACAGTGTACTTGATTATGCAGCAGGGATTATCCTTGTGCATAAAACAGGAGATTATGTAGAAGAAGGTGCTGTCCTTGCAACTTTATATGCAGGCAAAAAGGAGCTATTTGAGTCGGCTGGGGCTCAATTTATAGAGGCAGTTACGATTACAGATCAAAAAACTAAAAAAGAGCCGCTTATTTTTGCAAGAATTGAAAAAGGCAAAGTAGAAAGATATCTATAA
- a CDS encoding ABC transporter permease, with the protein MNIFYFIIQQTMFFAIPLLIVALGGMFAERSGVINIALEGIMVMGAFISIFFINVFQDSLSGQGLLILAVTIAAVSGGVFALLHAFASINLKADQTISGTALNMFAPAFAVFAARMVQGVQQVQFVDTFHINKVPILGDIPVIGPMFFQNCYITTYLGIIIFIISAIVISRTKFGLRLRACGEHPQAADSVGINVYKIRYAGVIISGALAGIGGLVFVIPTSTNFNGSVAGYGFLALAVLIFGQWRTKGIIRAAFFFGIMKTLASTYSGIPVLKDLPIPNEVYKMIPYVATLVVLACVSKNSQAPKAEGIPYDKGSR; encoded by the coding sequence ATGAACATATTCTATTTTATTATTCAGCAAACTATGTTTTTTGCCATTCCTCTTTTGATTGTTGCTCTAGGAGGGATGTTTGCTGAACGAAGTGGTGTTATTAACATTGCTTTAGAAGGCATTATGGTCATGGGGGCTTTTATAAGTATCTTCTTTATCAATGTTTTTCAAGACAGTTTGAGTGGACAGGGATTATTGATACTTGCAGTTACTATTGCTGCTGTAAGCGGTGGTGTTTTTGCACTCTTGCATGCATTTGCATCTATTAACTTAAAAGCAGACCAGACTATTAGCGGCACAGCTTTAAATATGTTTGCACCGGCTTTTGCTGTTTTTGCAGCAAGGATGGTGCAGGGGGTTCAGCAGGTTCAGTTTGTAGATACTTTTCATATTAACAAAGTACCCATATTAGGCGACATTCCTGTTATTGGGCCGATGTTTTTTCAAAACTGCTATATTACAACTTATTTGGGTATTATCATCTTCATTATTTCGGCGATTGTTATTAGCCGTACTAAGTTTGGACTAAGACTCCGTGCATGTGGGGAGCATCCTCAAGCAGCAGACTCAGTAGGGATTAATGTTTATAAAATCAGATATGCCGGTGTTATTATTTCAGGAGCACTAGCCGGTATTGGCGGATTGGTCTTTGTTATTCCTACTTCAACAAACTTTAACGGCAGTGTTGCTGGATATGGATTTTTGGCCCTTGCCGTTTTGATTTTTGGGCAGTGGCGTACAAAGGGAATTATTCGCGCAGCGTTTTTCTTCGGCATTATGAAAACATTAGCGAGTACTTATTCAGGTATTCCAGTTTTAAAGGATCTACCTATTCCTAATGAAGTCTATAAGATGATTCCCTATGTGGCGACCCTTGTGGTACTAGCGTGTGTATCTAAAAACTCACAGGCTCCAAAGGCAGAAGGTATTCCATACGATAAAGGGAGTAGGTAG
- a CDS encoding ABC transporter permease: MRAKKKNKTENKMLINFSSSVLAIIAGLLLGLLILLSSNPSQAFPGFLMILKGGFADGASGIGQMFYVATPIIMTGLSVGFAFKTGLFNIGASGQFTMGAFAAIFVGVKWAGLPGEIHWIIALLAAALCGALWGLIPGILKAFLNVNEVIASIMMNYIGMYLVNMMVVKNVYDQVKNQSMPVLKSAHLPKAGLDKILGSNMNIGIFIAILFVIIIYILIEKTTFGYELKACGQNPHASKYAGINAKRNIVLAMSIAGALAGIGGALLYLAGSGKYLQVLDVIASEGFNGISVALLGLSHPIGILFSGLFIAHITVGGYNLQLYDFVLEVIDIIISVIIYFGAFALLFKNVIHTLIKKNKEEKSL; the protein is encoded by the coding sequence GTGCGGGCTAAGAAAAAAAACAAAACAGAAAACAAAATGCTGATCAATTTTTCATCTTCTGTACTCGCGATTATTGCAGGCTTACTGCTTGGACTTTTAATATTATTATCCAGTAATCCATCGCAGGCATTCCCAGGATTTTTAATGATATTAAAAGGCGGCTTTGCGGATGGTGCTTCTGGCATAGGGCAAATGTTTTATGTAGCCACACCGATCATCATGACAGGGTTATCAGTAGGTTTTGCATTTAAGACAGGACTCTTTAATATTGGTGCCTCAGGACAGTTTACAATGGGGGCTTTTGCTGCTATTTTTGTAGGCGTAAAGTGGGCAGGGCTTCCAGGAGAAATTCACTGGATTATTGCACTTTTGGCTGCAGCACTTTGTGGCGCATTATGGGGGCTGATCCCGGGAATTTTAAAAGCTTTCTTAAATGTGAATGAGGTTATTGCATCCATTATGATGAACTATATTGGTATGTATCTTGTCAATATGATGGTCGTTAAAAATGTTTATGATCAGGTTAAGAACCAATCAATGCCTGTTCTTAAAAGTGCTCATTTACCTAAAGCGGGTCTTGATAAAATACTGGGGTCCAATATGAATATAGGTATTTTTATAGCGATTCTTTTTGTCATCATTATTTACATATTAATAGAAAAAACAACTTTTGGTTATGAACTAAAAGCCTGTGGACAGAATCCGCACGCCAGTAAATATGCAGGGATTAACGCAAAACGTAATATCGTGCTCGCGATGAGTATTGCAGGAGCACTCGCAGGTATCGGCGGAGCTCTGCTTTATCTTGCAGGATCCGGAAAATACCTTCAAGTATTGGATGTTATTGCATCAGAAGGATTTAATGGTATCTCAGTAGCTTTACTTGGTTTGTCACATCCAATCGGTATTTTATTTTCGGGACTCTTTATTGCCCATATAACAGTAGGGGGGTATAACCTTCAGCTGTATGATTTTGTACTTGAGGTTATAGATATTATTATTTCAGTGATCATTTATTTTGGCGCATTTGCACTACTCTTTAAAAATGTTATTCATACCTTGATCAAAAAGAATAAGGAGGAGAAGTCATTATGA
- a CDS encoding ABC transporter ATP-binding protein, protein MEHVIEMNHITKEFGNFKANDDITLQVKKGEIHALLGENGAGKSTLMSVLFGLYQAEKGEIKIRGNAVKINNPNDANNLGIGMVHQHFKLVHNFTVLESIVLGREVTQKGFLKMDEARKKIITLSERYKFKIDPDAYISDITVGMQQRVEILKMLYCDNEILIFDEPTAVLTPQEIEELLKVMKQLVAEGKSIIFITHKLNEIKAAADRCSVLRKGKYIGTVNVCDTSKEEMSEMMVGRKVNLSVDKKKVEQGDSVLEVQNMTIRSKHTDKNVVENVSFKVRKGEIVCIAGIDGNGQSELVYGITGLMPIDEGTVILKEKDITKESIRQRCLDGMAHIPEDRHKHGLVLDYSLEENLVLQSYFKPKFQKNGFLKFGAISDYARYLIEKFDIRSGQGENSLTRGMSGGNQQKAIIARELDRDPDIVIAVQPVRGLDVGAIEYIHQQLVKQRDNEKAVLLVSFELDEVMTLSDRILVMYEGEIVADVKPDEVTVNELGLYMAGTKRGVSSAG, encoded by the coding sequence GTGGAGCATGTAATAGAGATGAATCATATTACTAAAGAATTTGGTAACTTTAAAGCAAATGATGATATTACATTGCAGGTGAAAAAAGGCGAGATCCATGCGCTTCTCGGAGAAAACGGCGCAGGGAAATCTACGCTGATGAGTGTGCTTTTTGGTCTTTATCAAGCAGAAAAAGGTGAGATTAAAATACGAGGCAACGCAGTGAAAATTAATAACCCAAACGATGCGAATAATTTAGGTATTGGCATGGTGCATCAGCATTTTAAGCTGGTACATAATTTTACGGTACTAGAAAGCATTGTTCTTGGAAGAGAAGTCACCCAAAAAGGTTTTCTTAAAATGGATGAGGCTAGAAAAAAAATCATTACGCTAAGCGAGCGGTACAAATTTAAAATTGATCCAGATGCTTATATATCAGATATAACGGTGGGTATGCAGCAAAGAGTTGAGATCTTAAAAATGTTATATTGTGATAATGAAATCTTAATTTTTGATGAACCTACTGCTGTACTGACTCCACAGGAAATTGAGGAACTGTTAAAGGTTATGAAGCAATTGGTAGCAGAAGGCAAATCGATTATTTTTATTACCCATAAGCTCAATGAAATCAAAGCAGCAGCAGACAGGTGCAGTGTGCTGCGTAAAGGGAAATATATAGGCACGGTTAATGTTTGTGATACTTCAAAAGAAGAAATGTCAGAGATGATGGTTGGCAGAAAGGTAAATCTTTCTGTAGATAAGAAAAAAGTAGAACAAGGGGATTCGGTTTTAGAAGTCCAAAATATGACGATAAGATCAAAGCATACTGATAAAAATGTTGTAGAAAACGTATCTTTTAAGGTGCGAAAAGGAGAAATCGTCTGTATTGCAGGGATTGATGGGAATGGTCAGTCTGAACTGGTATATGGCATCACTGGGCTCATGCCAATAGATGAAGGTACGGTGATACTAAAAGAAAAGGACATTACAAAGGAATCTATTCGCCAAAGGTGCCTAGATGGGATGGCGCATATTCCAGAAGACAGGCATAAACACGGATTGGTGTTAGATTATTCTTTGGAAGAAAACCTTGTCCTTCAATCCTATTTTAAACCTAAGTTCCAAAAAAATGGGTTTTTAAAATTTGGAGCGATTAGTGACTATGCAAGATATCTTATTGAGAAGTTTGATATTCGTTCAGGGCAGGGCGAAAACTCACTAACGAGAGGGATGTCTGGAGGTAATCAGCAAAAGGCAATTATTGCCAGAGAACTTGACCGGGATCCGGATATTGTTATAGCTGTTCAGCCCGTGCGCGGATTAGATGTTGGCGCAATCGAATATATACATCAGCAGCTTGTTAAACAAAGAGACAATGAAAAGGCAGTACTATTAGTGTCATTTGAACTAGATGAAGTTATGACACTCAGTGACCGTATTCTGGTAATGTATGAAGGTGAAATCGTTGCAGATGTAAAACCTGATGAAGTGACAGTAAATGAGCTCGGTCTTTATATGGCAGGAACGAAAAGAGGTGTTAGTAGTGCGGGCTAA
- the cdd gene encoding cytidine deaminase, producing MEDKVLIEKAFEARERSYSPYSKFKVGAALLGKNGEIYLGCNIENAAYSPTNCAERTAFFKAVSDGQMDFEAIAIVGGPAETQKGEGDFCAPCGVCRQVMAEFCDPKTFRIILGKSETDYKVFLLEELLPLSFTKEDLK from the coding sequence ATAGAAGATAAGGTACTGATTGAAAAAGCTTTTGAAGCACGGGAAAGATCCTATTCGCCCTATTCCAAGTTTAAAGTAGGCGCAGCACTTCTTGGAAAAAATGGTGAGATTTATTTAGGCTGCAATATTGAAAATGCAGCCTATAGCCCTACAAATTGTGCAGAGAGAACTGCTTTTTTTAAAGCTGTTTCGGATGGGCAGATGGATTTTGAAGCTATTGCAATTGTTGGAGGTCCAGCTGAAACCCAAAAAGGTGAGGGAGACTTTTGCGCACCGTGTGGTGTTTGCAGACAGGTAATGGCAGAGTTTTGCGATCCAAAAACTTTTCGTATTATTTTAGGAAAAAGCGAAACAGACTATAAAGTATTTCTACTAGAGGAACTGCTGCCGCTTAGTTTTACAAAAGAGGACTTGAAATAA
- a CDS encoding phosphopentomutase gives MKAKRVFLIVLDSFGIGALPDAALFKDEGSNTLASIVKQEAYNTPNMKKMGLFNIDGVSASEAEGYTIGSYGRMAEKSMGKDTTIGHWEIAGVVSEKALPTYPDGFPEEVLEKFRNKTGRNVICNKPYSGTEVINDYGQQHVETGDLIVYTSADSVFQIAAHEEVVPLEELYDYCKIAREILQGEHGVGRVIARPFIGTYPEFKRTAHRHDFSLIPPKVTMLDALTKKGFDTIGIGKIYDIFAGKGIQQTQAIVSNVDGMEKTLEVMEKDFNGLCFVNLVDFDMLYGHRNDIEGYAKAATVFDEQLGVFMEKMNADDILIITADHGCDPGFQGTDHTREYTPMLAYGKCIKENISIGTRETFADIGATILEVFDVQVDIDGSSFLSEILK, from the coding sequence ATGAAGGCAAAGAGAGTTTTTTTAATTGTATTAGACAGCTTTGGAATAGGGGCATTACCGGATGCTGCTTTATTTAAGGATGAAGGGAGCAATACGCTGGCTTCAATTGTAAAGCAGGAAGCATACAACACCCCAAATATGAAAAAAATGGGACTCTTTAATATTGACGGGGTAAGCGCTTCGGAAGCTGAGGGGTATACCATCGGTTCTTACGGAAGAATGGCGGAAAAATCTATGGGTAAGGATACGACAATAGGACATTGGGAAATAGCAGGCGTAGTATCTGAAAAAGCGCTGCCGACTTACCCAGATGGATTTCCAGAAGAGGTATTAGAAAAATTTAGAAACAAAACAGGAAGGAATGTTATTTGCAATAAACCTTATTCAGGCACAGAAGTTATTAATGACTATGGACAGCAGCATGTAGAGACAGGGGATTTGATTGTCTATACATCTGCAGATAGTGTTTTTCAGATAGCGGCGCATGAAGAGGTAGTTCCGCTTGAAGAGCTATATGATTATTGTAAAATAGCTAGAGAAATACTGCAAGGTGAACATGGGGTGGGAAGAGTTATAGCAAGGCCTTTTATTGGAACCTATCCAGAGTTTAAAAGAACTGCCCATCGTCATGATTTTTCTTTAATCCCGCCTAAAGTAACGATGCTTGATGCACTAACTAAAAAAGGTTTTGATACCATTGGAATTGGGAAGATCTATGATATCTTTGCAGGAAAAGGCATACAGCAAACGCAGGCTATTGTAAGTAATGTAGATGGTATGGAAAAAACGCTGGAAGTAATGGAAAAGGATTTTAATGGGTTATGCTTTGTCAATCTTGTAGATTTTGACATGCTTTATGGACATCGCAATGACATTGAGGGGTATGCAAAAGCCGCCACCGTGTTTGATGAGCAGCTAGGCGTTTTTATGGAAAAGATGAATGCAGATGATATTTTAATCATTACAGCAGACCATGGATGTGATCCAGGATTTCAAGGTACAGACCACACCAGAGAATATACGCCAATGCTCGCTTATGGTAAGTGTATCAAAGAAAATATATCTATTGGAACAAGGGAAACTTTCGCTGATATTGGAGCGACTATTTTGGAAGTGTTTGATGTCCAAGTGGATATCGACGGAAGCAGTTTTTTAAGTGAAATCTTAAAGTAA
- a CDS encoding Gmad2 immunoglobulin-like domain-containing protein: protein MKKKVLALMMIIGASLMTLSSCGKEQIISPKEEQIEKEEQQEPVRTDEARQIVLENEAFKIYEPTPNAEVQDRIVVRGLARVYEGTIRYEFEDGHYILDEGFATASAAAPEWGEFEIIIKFDEVANYSGTVILFEESAQDGSRINQLQIPVTVTK, encoded by the coding sequence ATGAAGAAAAAAGTATTGGCACTTATGATGATTATAGGAGCTAGTTTAATGACCTTATCTTCTTGCGGCAAGGAGCAAATCATTAGCCCTAAAGAGGAACAAATTGAAAAGGAAGAACAACAAGAGCCTGTGAGGACAGATGAAGCACGTCAAATTGTACTGGAAAATGAAGCTTTTAAAATTTATGAACCGACTCCAAATGCCGAGGTGCAAGATCGTATTGTTGTAAGAGGTCTGGCACGGGTGTATGAAGGGACTATACGCTATGAATTTGAAGATGGACACTATATATTAGATGAAGGTTTTGCAACAGCTTCGGCAGCAGCTCCGGAATGGGGAGAATTTGAGATTATCATTAAATTTGATGAGGTAGCTAATTATTCTGGGACAGTGATCCTCTTCGAAGAAAGTGCCCAAGATGGTTCTAGAATAAATCAGCTTCAAATCCCTGTCACAGTAACAAAGTAA
- a CDS encoding sialidase, with protein MNESYKDHPNLQRREYDHTNICPFCNNIITDYLDVYEEDNDKLNEDDVIRQRPQDINRIMGLVNREFNNYYLELQRYRIQRVVLRNIFRNIVTYVLREEDKYTGGIEQKTNRIFDAYRRDNQLVFAALRGFGVPMNRISQIIRSIIRFTLQSIQQQPPQQPPQQPPSRWSEWEDLGGILTSAPAVASWQSNRLDTFGRGQDNALWHKWWDGSRWSEWGSLGGVLTSAPAAVSWGPNRIDVFGRGQDNALWHKWWNGSRWSEWGSLGGILTSAPAAASWGPNRIDVFGRGQDNALWHRWWDGSGWSEWGSLGGVLTSAPAAVSWGPNRIDVFGRGQNNSLWHKWWDGSRWSDWEDLGGGTINGGPAAASTAPNRLEVFARGSNNQLLFRTWNGTRWSGWQSLGGTLTSEPAAVSWGGNRLDVFGRGQDNHLWHIWRP; from the coding sequence ATGAATGAATCTTATAAGGACCATCCCAATTTACAAAGACGAGAGTACGATCACACTAATATTTGCCCATTTTGCAATAATATAATAACAGATTACCTAGATGTATATGAAGAAGATAATGATAAATTAAACGAAGATGATGTGATACGTCAGAGACCCCAGGACATCAATAGAATCATGGGGCTTGTTAACAGGGAATTTAATAACTACTACTTGGAGCTTCAGAGATATAGAATACAAAGAGTTGTACTGCGCAATATTTTTAGAAATATTGTAACCTATGTACTAAGAGAAGAAGATAAGTATACAGGAGGCATTGAACAGAAGACCAATAGAATTTTTGATGCTTATAGACGTGATAATCAACTCGTTTTTGCGGCTTTAAGAGGATTTGGCGTCCCTATGAATCGTATATCCCAGATCATAAGATCTATTATCCGCTTTACACTACAAAGTATTCAGCAACAGCCCCCACAACAACCACCTCAGCAACCACCTTCAAGGTGGAGTGAGTGGGAAGATCTTGGTGGCATTTTAACATCGGCACCTGCGGTGGCATCCTGGCAGTCTAATCGCTTGGATACTTTTGGAAGAGGTCAAGACAATGCTTTGTGGCATAAATGGTGGGATGGTTCAAGGTGGAGTGAGTGGGGAAGCTTAGGTGGCGTACTCACATCAGCTCCGGCAGCAGTATCCTGGGGTCCCAATCGTATTGATGTATTTGGAAGAGGTCAAGATAATGCGCTATGGCATAAGTGGTGGAACGGTTCGAGATGGAGCGAATGGGGAAGCTTAGGCGGCATATTAACTTCAGCGCCTGCAGCCGCATCTTGGGGGCCAAATCGTATTGATGTATTTGGAAGAGGTCAAGATAATGCGCTGTGGCATAGGTGGTGGGACGGATCAGGATGGAGTGAGTGGGGAAGCTTAGGCGGTGTGCTCACATCAGCGCCTGCAGCAGTATCCTGGGGGCCTAATCGTATTGACGTATTTGGGCGCGGACAAAACAATAGTTTATGGCATAAATGGTGGGACGGATCGAGATGGAGCGACTGGGAAGATTTAGGTGGAGGAACGATAAACGGAGGGCCAGCAGCTGCATCAACAGCACCTAACCGGCTTGAAGTTTTTGCTCGTGGAAGCAATAACCAATTACTCTTTAGAACCTGGAACGGAACAAGATGGAGTGGCTGGCAATCTCTTGGCGGAACATTAACATCAGAGCCTGCGGCAGTATCGTGGGGCGGTAATAGACTTGATGTATTTGGAAGAGGTCAGGATAATCATCTCTGGCATATTTGGAGGCCATAA
- the abc-f gene encoding ribosomal protection-like ABC-F family protein, with the protein MTKLLSAQGIKKEFGDAVILNDVSFHIALGDRVGLVGINGAGKSTLANIIYGRLKPEGGSLLWDKKDIEIGYLKQDGFYSQRSWSGEEVTIQDSGYLKSFLEISSYLGIGKIDLVEEQRLASLSGGEKMKVALAHIWDHSPEFLILDEPTNHMDYQGMHWLIEALNKYKGTILVISHDRYFLDRVVNKIIEIHKGGADVYSGNYSFYKDEKRKRYESQLHQYDIVENNKAKIKEEISRLKSWSEKVHKDSAKKQREGLGKKEYFRMKAKKKDRQIKSKIKSLEKMNVEGIKKPEEDKKIDFRFNETSLKKTRMIEAVDIEKRFDSRILFSESSFCIMRGERVAIFGPNGCGKTTLLKMLLGKENVDAGEIFISQSINIGYLSQEALDLDTSKSVIDLFEFSSREEEGRIRTLLANMGFNEKMIRQPLTTLSLGELTRVRMTKLIIKQEDLLVLDEPLNHLDIYSREKLEEALKAYKGTIVLVSHDRYMIENLCDYLLVFEDNKIKKRIENPKDYLDDLFAKNKKNAVTSINNEKSKKEQKMLLENEIVYVLGELSKISPGTLAYTEMDLKFNELIKRKRSL; encoded by the coding sequence ATGACAAAGCTGCTTAGTGCACAAGGCATAAAAAAAGAATTCGGTGATGCAGTTATTTTAAATGATGTGAGTTTTCACATTGCTTTAGGTGATAGAGTAGGGTTGGTAGGCATCAATGGAGCAGGGAAAAGCACTTTAGCAAACATCATTTATGGAAGGCTTAAACCGGAAGGCGGGAGCCTTCTTTGGGATAAGAAAGATATAGAAATTGGCTATCTTAAACAGGATGGTTTTTATAGCCAAAGGAGTTGGTCGGGAGAAGAAGTAACCATCCAAGACTCGGGTTATTTAAAAAGTTTCTTGGAGATATCAAGCTACCTTGGTATAGGAAAAATAGATTTAGTGGAAGAACAACGGCTTGCCAGTTTAAGCGGTGGTGAAAAAATGAAGGTTGCTCTTGCTCACATATGGGATCATAGTCCAGAGTTTCTTATATTGGATGAACCCACCAATCATATGGATTACCAGGGAATGCATTGGCTTATAGAGGCATTAAATAAGTATAAGGGTACGATACTGGTCATATCCCATGATAGATATTTTCTAGATAGGGTAGTCAATAAGATTATTGAGATCCATAAAGGTGGAGCAGATGTTTATTCTGGAAACTATAGTTTCTATAAAGATGAAAAAAGAAAAAGATATGAAAGTCAGCTTCATCAATATGACATCGTGGAGAACAATAAAGCTAAAATTAAAGAGGAGATAAGCAGATTAAAAAGCTGGTCCGAAAAGGTTCATAAAGACTCTGCAAAAAAACAAAGAGAGGGACTAGGTAAAAAAGAATACTTCAGAATGAAAGCGAAGAAAAAGGATAGGCAAATAAAATCAAAAATTAAAAGTTTAGAAAAGATGAATGTTGAAGGGATAAAAAAACCTGAAGAAGACAAAAAGATTGATTTTAGATTTAATGAGACATCTCTAAAGAAAACAAGAATGATAGAAGCTGTAGATATTGAAAAGCGTTTTGATTCCCGGATTTTATTTAGTGAATCCTCCTTTTGTATTATGAGAGGTGAGAGGGTGGCGATATTTGGCCCCAATGGCTGTGGTAAAACGACGCTTTTAAAAATGCTTCTTGGCAAGGAGAATGTAGATGCGGGAGAAATTTTTATAAGTCAATCTATCAATATAGGCTACCTGAGCCAGGAGGCTTTAGACCTAGACACAAGTAAGTCTGTTATAGATTTATTTGAATTTAGTTCCAGAGAGGAAGAGGGCAGGATCCGGACACTGCTCGCAAATATGGGTTTTAATGAAAAGATGATAAGACAGCCGCTTACGACCTTAAGTTTAGGAGAGCTCACAAGGGTTAGAATGACAAAGCTTATTATAAAACAAGAAGACTTATTAGTATTAGATGAACCCTTAAACCATCTGGATATTTATAGCAGAGAAAAATTAGAAGAGGCTCTAAAGGCATATAAGGGAACTATAGTTTTAGTATCACATGATAGATATATGATTGAAAACCTTTGTGACTATCTTCTAGTTTTTGAAGATAATAAAATAAAAAAACGAATAGAAAACCCTAAAGATTATTTGGATGATTTATTTGCGAAAAACAAAAAGAATGCTGTTACATCTATAAATAATGAAAAGAGTAAAAAGGAGCAAAAAATGCTGCTTGAAAATGAAATAGTCTATGTACTAGGAGAGCTAAGTAAAATTTCCCCAGGGACTTTAGCTTATACTGAAATGGATCTTAAATTTAATGAGCTAATAAAGAGAAAAAGATCTCTTTAA
- a CDS encoding TetR/AcrR family transcriptional regulator, giving the protein MITNNLPTTLSASERILYAAMQIISENGLKGLSASKLANMAHISKSTVFHYFKKMDDIPALILEKLYSEIITPIQEQDFDNVYAYLSALGTASFSDNAHHIIIYKAFLSLYEASMHDPGLHQIVAECSHEFSLILSAKLQSLSPKPVNEVLLRDLTHLIFMSLDGIGLHYLIHGDRLKAQTAWELLIKSLVSQYHLD; this is encoded by the coding sequence ATGATTACTAACAATCTTCCAACAACTCTCTCTGCTTCTGAACGTATTTTATATGCCGCCATGCAGATCATCAGTGAAAATGGGCTCAAGGGACTCAGCGCCTCAAAGCTTGCAAATATGGCTCATATTAGTAAAAGCACAGTCTTTCATTACTTTAAAAAAATGGATGATATACCCGCTCTCATTCTTGAAAAATTATATAGTGAAATTATTACCCCTATACAAGAACAAGACTTTGACAATGTATATGCCTATCTTAGCGCCCTTGGAACAGCTAGTTTTTCTGATAATGCGCATCATATTATCATCTACAAAGCCTTTTTGAGCCTTTATGAAGCCAGTATGCATGACCCAGGCTTACATCAAATCGTTGCTGAGTGTTCTCATGAGTTTAGTTTAATACTTAGTGCTAAACTGCAAAGCCTCTCTCCCAAGCCTGTAAATGAAGTGCTTTTAAGGGATTTAACACATCTTATTTTTATGAGTTTGGACGGTATTGGTCTCCACTATTTAATTCATGGGGATCGCCTTAAAGCTCAAACAGCATGGGAACTGCTGATTAAGTCTCTTGTCAGTCAATATCATTTAGACTAG